Part of the Branchiostoma floridae strain S238N-H82 chromosome 11, Bfl_VNyyK, whole genome shotgun sequence genome, TGCACCGTAACAACTTTGGTCACTTCGGGTTCTGTCTTCTCACGACGTTGACTCCCGACATGGAAACTGTCCATGTAGTGTTCGAAGCTGCCGACAGCATCTCAGCCCTCTCAGTTGGTCGGCTACTTGCCGTGAACTTCCTTCCCGTGCAAGGCAAGACGACAGCCGAGCTGTACGATATCTTGAACCGATCGCCCGACTCCGTGCGACTGAAGATCGAGCAGCTGTACTTCCCTGTATCTGTACTGCAGGAGATGGTGAGAGACCAAGAATCAGCCGTTACGTTCCAACAGTACAGggagtacattttgtaccagtaccagAGGCAGCGGCAAGCCCACCCTGTGAAGAAGTGGATGAAACGGAAGCTGAGAGGAGTTGTGTCGGTGCTATCCAGATGCCGTGAGGTCCTCACATCATGCTGGAGATGACTGTGGCAGCGCagacattttgtatttatgaaattgtgtatatagaacGATTTAATTATAAAGTATTGATTTTATTGTCTTTATTGTGTTCAACGACGTCAAAGTTATCGCTAAAGCTTTATGTCAGAATTCTACCGCCACGTCTCTCTCTCTGATTCAATGATAAAGAAGGAGAAACATTATATAGGTAATAGAATATTTGCTCATACAAATACATCTCACAAAGTTTATGTTCAGAGCAACGCCGTTATTCTCAAAACAAAATCAGGCACCACTAGTGCACTTCAGCCACACATTCAGTGCAACGTCGTGCCTTGTATTGTCTTTTATCGAGAATGCGGtgatacaatacatacagaaacaTGTAACATCTTGATTGTTGTGAGTTTATTATGAAATGTGGGTGTCCTGACAGTCTCAGACTGTTAGCAAATAACCCAGACCTTAACTTTACAATGCGACAGAAATACACTTATGAGATTCGACTGTACAGCTCAttccttcgccaagaaagttatgtttttggttACATTTTCATCGGTATGTANNNNNNNNNNNNNNNNNNNNNNNNNNNNNNNNNNNNNNNNNNNNNNNNNNNNNNNNNNNNNNNNNNNNNNNNNNNNNNNNNNNNNNNNNNNNNNNNNNNNtgtgtgtgtatgtgtgtgtgtgtgtgtgtgtgtatgtgcgtgtgtgtgtgtgtgtgtgtgtgtgtgtgtgtgtgtgtgtgtgtgtgtatgtgtctgtgtgtttgtgtgtgtgtgtgtgtgtgtgtgtgtgtgtgtgtgtgtgtgtgtgtgtatgtgtctgtgtgtttgtgtgtgtgtgtgtgtgtgtgtgtgtgtgcgtgtatgtgtctgtgtgtttgtttgcttgtaatTGTGGATGAACAGCATGACTCGAGAAGGAATGGACTATATTGATATTTcgataggtcttgatgagacgcGAAACGATAATTTCCCCCTTACGGTTTATTACGGTACTGCTGCAGAACATGACATGGTCGtgattttaagtggtagatagcccttggaacagagagtaagtggcgAGGGTTTGGGTCCCCTTGTGACTtacttgaactgcaggagccagATTTGcttcaaactttgaaagagTATTGCTCACGGACATTATTTTTATGTTTAGATGACTTACGTTGCTTGTTATGAGTATAATCAATTggtaatcatgcaaatcagaatATTATATGCATAATGGGGAAATTTTTATAATTCCGCTGCTTTCCATGATACTCAAACACGGGACATAAACAAGGAACATAAACAAGGGACATAACGTTAgataactgagaaagaggggaatatttattgacataaatcatgcaaataaagaccttatttgcataatcaatgagaaactgTACTCTTTTAATTCTAGATCTATCATGGTAAATGACGAcatacaagataaaataaaatttaTCTGTAACGGTGTATACATAATGTACTATGGCGGAGATAAACattaaataacaaaacatacgTGTGAATGATAAAACATTACTTGGACAATATTTACAACTTAATTGTACATGCAGCGAAAGCGACTAGGACTCATTCATAATTACATGATTACACATCGCTCTATGATCGCTCTATGATGAGAATAGACCGTCTGCAGAGCACTCGCTTGCTCCTGGTACTCGCTGGGTTGTTCGTGATCTTCAGGTTTGTTGTTAACTGTTTCCAGCTTGCTGTTTAGCTTCAAAATGTCGGGATGATTGTCGTTCTCGCCGTGAATGTCTAATGTATCTTTATAGAGGTTAGTGTTTGCGTAGTCTCCACGGTCTTCATAAACTGCTGCGAGGTCACTAAGGGATTCAACAATGGCAGGGTGCGACATATCCTGTCCGTATGTTTCTTTGTTGATTTCCAGGGCTCTCTCATAGTATCTGATGGACCTCGTGTATTCTCCTAACTTACGACAGGAGGAGCCAAGATTTCTTAACAGCAAAGCAATTTCTGTCTTGCTCTTATCCAGTACCTGTTCCATCATCTTCAATGATTCTTCGTGATAGCTGATTGCTTTCACAGTATCTCCAGATGCTTCAAAAACTACTCCCACCCAACTAAGTGACCTGGCGGTATCACAATGTGGGTTGGTCGGGCCATAGAGCTCTTGACACATTTCTAATGCCTGTTCACAGAAGGAAAGAGCTTTATGGTTATCACCGGCATTATACCAACAGATTCCTAGGTGACTAAGAGCACGTGCGATCTCTGGATGGCGCGCTTCGTCTCCTCTATGTGACTCACTCGGACCGTAAATGACTTTCATCATATCTACCGCCTCCTCGTAGAGGCGGAGAGCTTTTGTGTAGTCTCCAAGTTCTTGGTAAACCATCGCAACTTCAATGAGAGATTCAGCAATACAAGGGTGAGCCCGTCCGTATATGCGTCTGAAAATTCCCAGTGCCCGCTCGTTGTATTGGAGGGATTTCGTGTATTCTCCTAACTTGCGGCATGCCGGTCCAAGTCTGAATAGTAATACGGCAATATATAGACGTTCTTTGTTACTGAGACAGTCTTCTAACATCTTCAGTGCTTCCTCATAAGAACTGATTGCCTTGaaggtttctcctgatttttcCAAGACGATCCCCATAGTAACAAGCGATGTGACAGTATCAGGATGTGGGTTGGTCGGGCCGTAGAGTTCTTGATACATCTTTAACGCCTGTTCATAGAAGACACGGGCTTTCTCAATATCACCGGCATCATCCCAAAGGCTTCCCAGATTCTGAATAATCCGTGCCACCTGGGGATGGCATGCTTTATCTCCTCCGTACAATAGTTTCAACATCTGAAGAGCCTGTTCGAAAAGGCTGTTGGCTTTTTTGTTGTCCCCGATGTGTCTCCATTCGTGTCCAAGGTTTGTGAGAGAATTGGCGATGTTAGGATGTGGCGTGTCGCTCCCGTATATAACCTTATTTATTTCTAGTGCCTCTGTATGGTAGCGTAGCGCTTTGACATGATCATTCAGACCATTACACAAACTAATCCCAAGTTGATCAAGGGACGCAGCTATAGCGGGATGAGCTGTGTCTTGGCCATAGATAGCTTTGTTCATTCTTAAGGCTTCTTCTCCATATTTGATGGCCTTCTTGAAGTCACCTAGCTTAGCCCAACATATTCCGAGGCTGCCAAGTGATTGAGCTATATCTGGATGAGCTTCATTATCTTCATGGATGCTTTTTAACATATTCATTCCACTTTCAAAGTAGCTGATTGCCTTCTCATTATCACCGATGCGAGCCCATTGTGTGCCAATGTTATGTAGAATGTTAGCTATTACTGGATCCACCGCACCCTTCCCCAGTAACGCCTTCTGTATCGATAGCGCCTTTTCATGGTACTCAAGGGACTTCTTGGCATCTAGGTGGCCCCATTCTGATCCAAGGCTTTCATAAATGTGGACCATCTCTGCACGCTCTAGATCTGTACCGTACCCAAACAGCTCATGTGCTATCTTTAGCTGCTCTTCCCGGCAACTGATAGCCTGTCTGTGGTAACCGAGTTTTGAATAAGTAAAGGCTCTAAATGCCTGAAGAAGAGCCTTTGCACAAAGGTTCCCTGTAGTAGGGCCGAACCATGATTTTGCATGTTTCCCCTCCTCCAACTCTCTCTGTAGCTCTTCTGTGACGGAAATCAATGCATCGAACTGCAAAAGCTTGATACATATATCAGCCTTAACCACAGGGGAGGCATCATAATGCACAGTCTATCGTCCTATGGTTGTGATTATAATTTCTCTATCAGTGAGACCAAATGAGGCTGCGAACATGTAGTGCTGAAGGGGATGAGCTGTATAGAAATACCTGAACAGCATCTTCTGGTCGGGCACGTAAAATACAGTCTTGAAAAGTGTTTGTCATCGTCGTCACGCTGTTTTTCCAATTGCCAACAGACCAGACAAGTTTTCCCTCTGGGCCCCGAGCTCTAAGTACGTCCGTAGTCTCAGCTCACCTGAGATACTCATCAGCACCTGAAGATGATGGGCGTGTTCTTTGGAGACGACACCTTCCCGTTCCATTTCCTTAATGGCGTCCCAGACGCTTGTCGCATACACGCCCCTGAGAAGACTCAGATTCACAATTGCAACAGTTGGGAAACGATACATCTCTTTCTTGACGTCTAGAAGCATGTCGGCAAGTCGCTGATGCTGTTGGTGCTCTCGCATGGTACGGGTCAGAGAAGCTCGTGCAAAGCTAAAAGCAACTGTTGTGTTTCTCTGCTCGTCAAAAGTCCATAACTCTTGAATAACCCGTGAGATGTAGTCATCCACCAGTGCCTGATCTCCGGTCAGATAGGAGACGTACCTTAGTATGTCGGACAAGTGGTAACCATGAGCGAGGGCGACGTCTTGTCGCTGAAAGTCAGCCATACCTGAGGGCGTTTGTATCAGGCTGACTGCGGGCTTCGTCTTTGTCCTTTCTCTTCCGAATGGCGTTTTGCTCGCCCatggcatggctccatcaaacGCAAAGCCGCGAGGAGTGACAGAATCGTAGAACCAGCTATCTGCCGGGTCTTCTGAGTGGAAGTCGTTGAGAGATTGTATCGCCACTGCTGGCAGGATGGTCTCTCCCAAGTTGATGATTTTCAAGTACAGGTAACAGGTGAGGTTGTGGAAATATTCTTTGTTCTCCAGGGTGTCTTCGTTTTCCTCCATAAGGATGGCGAACTCCAGATCAGAGTACGGAGTGACCAGTTCTGTAGCCTGCGACCCCAAACCCACCAGAGCGTACTTACATGGCGGCGGTCCAATTGTCTCGATACACTCTTCAACAAGATCTTTGATGAAGTCCTTTCTTCGTTCTGATATGTACTTAAACAATTCCCTGACAGATTCTGCTCGCTTCATTTCGACTTCCTTGACTAAAGGATCGTTTTCATCATACTGGTACGGGTTGTGGTCGTTGTGGATTGTTTCTAGACGGGTCTTGACCTCAGCCCTTTGCTTTTTCAACCGATCCTTGTGTTCTAGGTCGGTCTCGTAAGGTGGTAGTTTACAGTTGATTCCCACGGTGTGGTACAGAAACAGCCGCTCGGCTTCCTTCATGGAATCGATGAGAAGATGCTTGTCGCCTCTTCTGGCTAGTGCGGCGATGTAGAGGGCTGTAGCTTTAGCGAAGTCCTGTCCGTCCTTTGTCTGTACTCCTTGTCTGATGTACACGGTTCCGAGCTGGCGCAGACACTCTTCCTCCTCCTGAAGCCGAGGCGACTGCCGGTCTGCAACAAAATGACATCGACCTGGTTATACCGAAAAATTAGATCAGAATTACTGGACAAAACTAGCTAAGATAGACAAGATCTTGCTCCCCTGGAGAGGACATTCCTTAACACTTTTTGGTAAAATTGCCTTGGTGAACTCTCTAATAGTATCACAATTTACATATCTATTCATGGCATTACCTTCTCCTAGCGCCAAGTTCTTTAAGGAGTATGAGAAAAAGATATTCAATTTCATTTGGAATGGGCGCCCAGAAAAGATTAAACGCAAGGTTATATATAACACCTATGACTGTGGTGGTCTGAAATTAATACACTTACCCACTTTTGATCTCACTCGTAAGGCATCGTGGATACCTAGACTATGGCAAGCAAAAACACCTTTAAGTAAATACTTGACTGATTTCCCAGATcctgtatgtaaactttaccctTTCTTGCAATTATCTAAATATCATATAGACTGTATTTTTACTAAGTTTTCTCGGTCTGTTAGTCCTTTCTTCATCAATGCCCTTAAAGCATGGCTTTCCTTCCAATTTAAGCCACCTGAAACACACCAGGACATACAATCACAGCTTTTATGGCTCAACTCAAATATTACTATAGACAGCAAGCCTATTCACTTTAGAAAACAAGCTACTGGTTAAATATTATTTATAAGTGACCTTTTAgatacaaatggaaaatttttgtcatataaGGAATTATCGCTGAAATTTGGGAAAACTCTTCAAATGATggaatataatcaaataatctcCGCTATCCCAAGCACCTGGAAAAGACATCTTAAGGATAAACCACTTACTATAGGACCTAATGCACCCTTCATATCAAACTATTCCTGGTTGGGGGCACgtaagataaataaagatatatacatgacAACTCTTTTAACAAATAACGTAGTCCAAACCCCAgttaaaatccaaacatattggGAAGAAATACTTGACATAATAATACCATGGAAACAAGTTTTTAGACTGATATACAAGACTACAATATGTCCgagactaagatttttccaatTTAGGATGTTACATAAATTTCTACCTACcagaaaaatgttatatatttggAAACTCTCGGACAGCCCTATTTGCATACACTGTGGAAATGAGCAAGAAGATACACTGCATCTATTTTGGGAATGTCCAAGAGTTTCCCAATTTTGGAGAGATGTTAAGAAATGGCACGAACGAGTATCGAGTGAACCATTACACATAGATTTAGCAAGTGTAATTTTGGGTGATCTAACAGTAAATTCCCCTAGGCTGAACAATACACTAatattaatggcaaaattttttatttacaaacagcaagaaaaacacCTATCATTAAACCATTTTATCTCATATATTAAGACTTCTTACAAATTGGAATTTATAATAGCTTCCAGAAAGAACAAATTGGCAGTTCACTACAGTAAATGGGGAGAAATACTTCACATCATTTCTTAAACCcctctattttctttttgtcttttgctACTCTTGTGGTTTTGCattattcaattattttcaCTAGTATTTGAAGCGAAATGCTGTATTGATGGTTTCTTATGTgtctgtactttatttgagattaTTCTTGTTTAAAGTTTACCATTAATTTACACTGATGTTACTTTTCTTATGTAAACGATACTACCTTATACTGCTGTATTAGTTTATTTGGTTGGTATTATTTTCTTCCCGCTGTAGTATTGTTATCTATTTTGgatccgtggtttatgtttatgttttgtctcagttattgtctccatctctattgtcattatgtattcttctgttatttctgtttatttgaaatgcaataaatataaaaaaaaaataataaaaaaaaaaaaaaatgacatcgaCATTTCGTCAGGATTCGATCCCAAATGCTGCTATAGCAAACATATCAAGTGCATGTAAACGGTTTACTGAAATATCGAGAAAAATACACAGCCCTCGTCCATTATAATCTGCTGTTCCCGAACAACTTGCCAAGTGTCATTTTGGTAGCAAGCAACAACACAGCAGTATATTTGAGGTAAAAAAAGCAGTGACACATTTGTATCTACATCGGATTACCGTGAATCTCTTTAAGCGCAAACGCAAAGAGTTGTTCTGCCAAGTCCAGATCCCCACTCTGCAATGCAGCGTCTCCCGCAAGGTGGAGTTCAGCATATGATCTGTTGACAGAATTGTGAAAAGAAAGCATCAAATTTCAATCCTACGCCTTCGAAGGGTATTTTCTACACGCTgcaacaaaactaaaaaaacttaaaggttcgtcgatgaatgttagacatcccaGCTTTACGATTCGCAAGACAACAGTTACGCAAACAACTGGATAGATCTTGTAAATGTACGGTTAGAAGTTTCAGTAAGATTCACCTTTTGTcaataatggaaaaaaaatgaagggtACATATAGGCGCCCAAACCTCAAATCTGTCATTCTGTAGCGCTTTGTTAAAAGAAAAGTAACGTGCACACCTGTTTGCTTTGCTTTGGTTGGCCTTCTTGTTCTTGGACTTGTCACCTCCGTCTTCTTCGTCACCTTTCGTCTCGACAGTAGTGTCCGAAACTCTCGACATGGCCGCCATAGAAGAAGTGTTCTCTTCGCGTGGTTTATCTTTGACTTAACGTTAACGACTTGGTCCAGTCTTACAAAAGTCCTCAGTGAAGTTTATACCTGTTTGCACATTACTTTTAACGTGTGTGATCGGAGTTCTAAATCGTCACTTCCCCGAGCAAGTACGACACCTGGAAGAGAAGGTCAACTTGAGGCAAAATTGGAACAGCTAAAAGAAAAGACATTTTCGCACCATTGAAGCTGAAAAAGGAAAACATGCACATCGACAAAAGATTCCAACGTACCATTGAAAGCGACAAATACGCTGCTCATGTCACTGCGTTACGTTCAAGCTGGATATGGACAGTCCACCAACACCCTcataagtacatacatgtagtagtttgCCACACATATCCGACTGGGGCTTTCCGTGTGTGAGTCACTTTGCCCAGAATAGAAGGTGCTTTCCAGTTACGTCATGGTCGTGGTTTTGTTTGCATTGAACCCGACAAAAGAAGAGGGGATGCATTTCAGGTGTTACGTTTCAGGTCTATGCAGTGTTGCGCACGTATGTACCAGCATTGGATTTCAGCCAACCCTGGCGtcgcattaaaaaaaaagaacaaataatTTTTAAATGCTAGAAGTAAGTTGTAAAGTTATAGATTATTGTCATTGTTTATTTCCATGTGCAACCTTTTTTTGCTTGCACGCTCGCACCAGTTGTAGGATTCCCAAAGAATGTCAttcatatcatcaaatcaacatagcctaagTCATAGGGTTGAGCCTAAGACAGTCACTGACTAGGCCCTCTAGAAAGACTTGACAACAAGAATGTAACATAATGGCGATATTGAACTATATCAATACTAACCATATTGTCTGAAAGTGTATTCTGTTGCTTTGGCTTTGACACATTTCAAAAATGAGTTGTTTTTGGATCATCAGCCGAcacaacattttcacaaataattACACAACGTAACATGACTATCCAAAATAACGCCACCAAATACGACTCAAGCAATCTACCAACAAGCCTGTTCTTCTAAATGCAAAACAATTGTAGTCTATGAAAGGTGTTCTGACAGAATCAAAGGTGAATAAGATACCTTTTACCTTTAGAattgaccaaggagcttttatctgataaaagaaTTTTATCTGaattttatctgataaaagctccttgagtaGATTAAAACCTCCGACCTAGCTGAAAATGTCGTCGCTTGAAATGACCTCCATGTTCGTGACGCCATCCAAACTCCCACAAGCCTTTGCGCTGAAGCGAAGTTTATCGCAAACTTTTTTCAGTGCCGAAAAAAATACCACGTGTTAACGTTACGTTAGCATTAAGAAATCTAATActttgcagtaaaaaaaaacgggACAAGTATTCAGGATGGCACAAGTAAATCAACTCAAACTCCGCTCAAAAGATATCACAGCATTAGCTAACGATATAGTTAGTCAATGATGTTCCAGAACAAGTCTTCGATTTGGTCCCGTAGTAACGTGTCGATCGGAGAGATCAAATAAAGACTACCTTAACCttttgtctgtactgtgtatgtggcactattgatataagttactaacttgaatGCAGTACCACATTATCCTAGTCTGTCCAGAAAGCAAATAGAAAAGcatgaagtgacaaaacatggaaTTACAACGAACAATTCTTTTATTACTGTATTGTATGGGTCACTAGTTTGGTACACCGGTATCACTGACCAAGTTGACAAATACAGTCAGGGCTACCgcattggtgccacttttagtatcgagataaaataaaatattctTTTCAttacttgtgtcatttctacaaattAAATCAGACTACCACACAATATATTCTTACATTTCGGCACTTTCTCATCATGTTAAGCATCTGCAGATCTAAAACTATGCTAAAATAAATTTGCGCCCTAATGCCATCGATAGAATTAACTTCCTGTGGTTTCTGGTCAACTTTTGATCGAGCAAAAATTGCCACTATACAGCTGTAACGGTAATGGAGTTAAAATATAACACTTTGCTGTAAAACGGGACTAAACAGCAAAATTAGGGTGACACATGTCACAAAAGCTGTTATCAATACACCATCAACTCAAATTGCGTTCCAAGAACATCACGAGGCAGGAATATATGTTTTCAAATTAGATATTTATTCGTTCCAAAGACATCACAATCAGCTACCGATATAGTTAGTCAATGATGTTCCAGAACAACTCTTCGATTTTGTCCCGTAGTAACGTGGCACAAACAAATCACTTGTGGAAACGATCGCATCGTTCGTGCGTATATCCGCTGTTCCTTGCTGATTTCTTGTCATTTGATTGCGTATATCTCAGTGCGAAAATGGCACAGACTACTTCCCTATCGGAGAATGTCCATCTTCGAAAGGAACGCTTGGCCAGGTGCGTTAGTAACACTTGTTTTCATCACGATTTGTCGTGATCAACACTTTATAGTGAT contains:
- the LOC118426644 gene encoding uncharacterized protein LOC118426644, which encodes MAAMSRVSDTTVETKGDEEDGGDKSKNKKANQSKANRSYAELHLAGDAALQSGDLDLAEQLFAFALKEIHDRQSPRLQEEEECLRQLGTVYIRQGVQTKDGQDFAKATALYIAALARRGDKHLLIDSMKEAERLFLYHTVGINCKLPPYETDLEHKDRLKKQRAEVKTRLETIHNDHNPYQYDENDPLVKEVEMKRAESVRELFKYISERRKDFIKDLVEECIETIGPPPCKYALVGLGSQATELVTPYSDLEFAILMEENEDTLENKEYFHNLTCYLYLKIINLGETILPAVAIQSLNDFHSEDPADSWFYDSVTPRGFAFDGAMPWASKTPFGRERTKTKPAVSLIQTPSGMADFQRQDVALAHGYHLSDILRYVSYLTGDQALVDDYISRVIQELWTFDEQRNTTVAFSFARASLTRTMREHQQHQRLADMLLDVKKEMYRFPTVAIVNLSLLRGVYATSVWDAIKEMEREGVVSKEHAHHLQVLMSISGELRLRTYLELGAQRENLSGLLAIGKTA